Within the uncultured Draconibacterium sp. genome, the region AAAACCCGAAACGTACTTTCAACTTAAATATAATCGTTTACCTTTGCTGCTAAGGTGGCTTAAACGATAATTGGCAATGAGGCATTTCCCGCGTTTTGTAAGTAAAAAACTGAGTCCGCTGTTTTCAACCCGAAAACTTCTGACGGCAAAAACGCCCTTGTTTTTACCATTTTACCACACCATTAATAGCAAGCCATTACCACACATTTTAAACTACCCGGTAATCGACGAGAAACAATTTAAGCAGGAGCTCGATTTCTACTTGAAGTATTTTAATCCAATCTCGTTGGAAGAGCTGACGAAGTCACCCAAACCCAACAGTTTTCATTTGAGTTTTGATGACGGGTTGAAAGAGTGTGCCGAGATAGTCGCACCTATTCTTTTACAGAAAGGAATACCGGCCACTTTTTTTGTGAACAGTGGTTTTGTCGACAACATAGAACTTTTCCATCGTTACAAAGCCAGTTTAATTGCCATCGAAATGCAAACGCATCCCGATGCCGAAATAGAAAATTACCTGCACGAAAATGGGATTCCCTTAAAGTCTCTATTGCAAGTTTCTTTTTCAAAGCGGGTAATACTCGATCATGCAGCCGAGTTACTTGAAATCGATTTTCAATCGTTTCTGGAAGTGCAACAACCTTACATGACCACCGCCCAAATTAAAGAACTACACAACAAGGGTTTTTCTATTGGCGGACACAGCCATAAACATCCTGAATTCTGGAAAATTTCGGAGAAAAAACAGTTGAAGCAAATCAAAAAAAGTATGAAATGGGTGAGCGAAAATGTAGATCCCAAAGTAAAAGCATTTGCATTTCCGTATACCGACGATGGCATTTCCGGGAAACTGATAAAAAAGATACACGACAACGGATTTTGCGATATTACGTTTGGAACGGCGGGCGTTAAGTACGATGAAATCCCCAATAATTTTCAACGCTACCCGGCTGAACAAAATGGCGATTTTGAGTTGAATGTAAAAGCAGAATTTCTTTATTTTAAACTGCGCAAAATAATTGGCAAAGCAACAGTAAAACATTGACTTTACAGGTAAAAAAAATACGACTAAACGAGCTGGAAAACTTTGTAAGAAGCAAAGAATTTCAGAATTATAAAGTGATCCCTATCTCTCCAATTCGTGCCCAATCGTACCTTGCCAACCCACATGCACAACCTGATGACATTGTACTTTATCTTGGTTTTATTGATAATAAATTGGTGGCTTTTCGCAGCATTTTTGCCGACACGCTTAATTCTGATGATAAACTGATTCATTTTGGTTGGTGCAGTGGAACTTGGGTGCACG harbors:
- a CDS encoding polysaccharide deacetylase family protein; the protein is MRHFPRFVSKKLSPLFSTRKLLTAKTPLFLPFYHTINSKPLPHILNYPVIDEKQFKQELDFYLKYFNPISLEELTKSPKPNSFHLSFDDGLKECAEIVAPILLQKGIPATFFVNSGFVDNIELFHRYKASLIAIEMQTHPDAEIENYLHENGIPLKSLLQVSFSKRVILDHAAELLEIDFQSFLEVQQPYMTTAQIKELHNKGFSIGGHSHKHPEFWKISEKKQLKQIKKSMKWVSENVDPKVKAFAFPYTDDGISGKLIKKIHDNGFCDITFGTAGVKYDEIPNNFQRYPAEQNGDFELNVKAEFLYFKLRKIIGKATVKH